From the Papaver somniferum cultivar HN1 chromosome 2, ASM357369v1, whole genome shotgun sequence genome, the window TGTTAAACTACTTAAGACGGCTCTCGACTCTCGCACATGTAGTCTGTCTCACATGGGTTTGGTTGTGAGTGAATATTTTTGGTAATATTTAGAATTTTTGattaaataaaaaggaaaaataaaaaactccACTCCATAACTGATGAGGTGTGTATAAATTTGATTTTGAGGAATCCAAGTCAAACAAGCATGATGGTTCAACCTCCAACTACGAACATGTAAACCCATTTTAGCAGGAATGCAAGTAATATTTGCTCCTTGTTTTGTTGACCGGGTAGGGATATAGACTATAGTGGGTACGCTTACTTTAATGGCCGTGAATACGTAAGCCCATTATTGTGGTAATCCCACTCGTTGTACTAAAACGAATCCAGTGTGAAAAGCGCCAAAAATTGTCATTCCGTTTGTGTATCCCGCACAGCCTGTACCTTGGCCAGGATAAAATGAAGGTTATTATTGGAGCGTTATACTATAATAGAGGGGCTTCATTTGgatttttaatgtccaaaaaaatggttatgggatatcctaagacatgtacaaaatgtctagattaccctttaactaaaataaaaacttaaaaaccgtagtagtgattttacgtccaggttaggattaattccaaccgtagaattttatttgcatgtagttttacgtccaggtttggattagttccaaccgtagaagctcattttacgttcagctttcttttaattctaacctagaatccgattttacgtccagttttcttttaattccaaccgtagaagtaattttacgtccaggtttggattatttccaaccgtagaagtgattttacgtccaggtttggattaattccaaccgtaaaattttatttgcatgtagtttgacgtccaggtttgaattagttccaaccgtagaagctcattttacgtccaggttccttttaattccaaccgtagaagtgattttacgtccaggtttggattaattccaaccgtagaagtgattttacgtccatgtttggattatttccaaccgtagaagtttattttacgaccagtttttcttcccataaaaactttgtcccagaattcaccaagtatacaacaaaactcattaatttaatttttatctaattaaattaaattaaaattaactaaataaggattGTTTAAtcgttacaaaattatttgagataaaagatttttgatattacttatgggtgaccccaaaattatttgagataaaagatttttgatattacttatgggtgacccgtttttgtcctattaggtgatgcCCCTTTAATGAAATGTGACGTCCCAATAATAACCTTTGCTGGCGTAAAATCTGTCATATATATATCTTCATGAAATAAAACCCATAGATAGACTGCTTGAGGCGATACTGTCCCTAACAAGTGTTGCCGAGCCGAACAGAACGAGGCATGCCGACCCGTTGGTCTAGCTTGGATCACATTTCTAGCCTACCCCAACAAGCTTGGGACAAAAAAAGCTCTGTTTCgggttttaggtattttttgatttttctcaaagaaaaaagaaaaatgaaaaataaaaatcaggGCATAGTAGTCAATTTACCGGTTTGTGGGATTGTGCAACACCGAAAGCATTCAAAGGAATGAGACGAATGACCCCTTGTTCAAAATTGTGTCATCAATTCCTATTTTGCCCTATTTTCTTCTGATAAAAGTTAGGGCAAGGAAATTTTTCTGCTACTCTCTCCTCTGTTCTTCTTCAACCTCCAAATTGTTGGCGTTGCTTCTTCGTTCAATCAATCAAACCAAAAAGGTACTCTAATTCTCTCCATTTCTTTTCGATTTTTAATGTCTGTTAAGATTAAAAATGTAAAACTTTCCATTACGTCTGAAAGGTATTTGAATTAATGTCTATTAGGTTTTTCCTGTACTCTGCTTTCAATCTCGTTTGAGGTGCATAAATGTGGAAGCTTGGGTTTAGCAGTCTTATTATTTGAGGGTTAAACACACACCCAACTTTCATATTACATCATTTTGTGAAGTTCACTGTTTGCTGTAGAGAATAGTAATGGAAAGTTAGAATTTTTATAGAGTAATAGTTGATTCCCTGACTGGGAAagtttgaatttttatgttttagtaggctaggtttttttgttttaaggaagtgGGTGCTTCTCCTGTGTTATTGCAGATGCTGAGGTGGGATGAGATATTCTCTCTTCCAGTACAGAGTCCTCCAACATTGGAATTCTCTGCTGCTGATCTCGTCTGGTCTAAAGTGGTAGGTTGGCGTGACAAGATTGATAGAGTTGCTCGAATTCCCTATCCAAGGGTTGGTGACTTTGTGAGAGGTGAATCCGCAAATGAAGAATGCCCCACCAGATTTCATGTCGAAGCAAGGAGAAAAAGACCTCCAGAGATGCATTGCAAACAGAAAGTTGATGGCATTCTCGAATATATACTGTAAGACCTAATTGTTAGTTTCTATTATGAATGCTCCTCTTATCAACTCTTGTAGTTAGTTCTATCAGTAAGGTGATCCAAGTTAAATGTATCAGGTATTGGTGCTCCTTTGGTCCTGACGATCACAGGAAAGGAGGGATTGTACGACCAAGCAGGAGTACTTATGTTCCGAAGAAGAAATCTGCTGGCAGACCAAATACAAAGAGAGGATGTGTTTGTCATTTTATTGTGAAGCGCTTAATTGCAGATCCATCAATCGCACTTATCATTTATAATCAGGATAAGCATGTCGACAAGAGTGAGCAACCTTGCCATGGTCCACAAGATCAGAAATCTGTTGGAACTAGGGCAGCATTCGCTCCGTATATCTCAGATGATTTTCGTCTACGAGTTTTATCGCTGCTTCATGTTGGAGTGTCAGTGGAAACAATAATGCAAAGACACAATGAATTTGTTGAGAAGCAAGGGGGTCCGCGAAACCGTGATGACCTTCTCACACACAGGTATGTACGGAGATTAGAGAGGTCTATCCGTCGTTCCAACTATGAATTGGATGAAGATGACATGGTTAGCATCGGCATGTGGGTTGAGAGCCACCAGAGTCATGTTTTCTTTTACGAGGATTTTACTGATGAAGACCCCTTCGTTCTTGGCATCCAAACAGAATGGCAGTTGCAGCAAATGATTCGGTTTGGCAATAACAGCCTCGTGGTATCTGATTCGAGATTTGGAATGAATAAATTGAAGgttcatttcttttctttctatATGCTATGCGATCTCCTTACATGTGACTTTACGCCTACAAAATAGTTGCATGGATACTAATGGTTAATGAAGGCAGCTTACATATTTATTAATGTGGGTTGATTCTATATGACAATTGGTGTCAACTTGGGCTTGCTGAACGATGATACAAATCATCTGTTCGTCGGTTCCACAAAGATTTCTTGAACTTTTTTTACTTactctgtttttttctttttggttccaGTATCCCATTCTCAGTCTCCTGGTGTTTGACTCGGAAAACAAAACTATTCCAGTTGCTTGGATTCTTACTTCAAGGTTTGGAAACGAGAGCACCCACAAGTGGGTTAGGGCTCTTTATAAGAAAGTCCATTCAAAAGATCCTACATGGAAGTTGGGTGGGTTTGTGGTGGATGATCCTTCTGCAGATGTTCACGCCATCAGGTCTTGACCTTTACACTTGAGTGAGATGATTTTCATCCCCACATTTTGTATTTGCTGCAAATTATGTCTGTTAAATCGTGTATGCTGTACTAATATACCCCAGGTTATAAAGCATGCCTTTACTGAAATTTTAAATTTTGAAAATCAACTACAACTGTGGTTTAGATTTTCAAGAGATGATTCCCCATCAAGGTAGTTAACTTGAGGAGTGAGTGTCGTGGTGAGAATACCTCGTTATCATAGAAGGACCTAGAGACTAGAGTTGTATGTTTAATCtgtatttttttctctcttttgctTGCTAATGTGTAACTTTTAATTTACTTACGCAGGGAAGTATTTCATTGTTCTATATTGATATGCTTTTGGCGGGTTCGTCATGCTTGGCACAAACACCTAGTGAAGAAATGTCCAGAAACTGAGATGCGCTGTGAGATGTTTAAACGCCTTGGTCAGGCAGTATATAGTGTCTGTCAAGGAAATGGTGATCTGAATTTGTTTAAGGACTTCATGGAAGATTTTGTCGACTGCCCAGATTTCTTAGAGTACTTCAAGGCAAACTGGCTTCCAAGAATAGGTTCGACCTCTTTTTGTAATAAAGTATTGTTTTGTGCTTTATGTGATGCCATCATCTTCTCATACTGAATAAATTTCAAACTTTCCATCGCATGCTTGATTCCAAAATGCAGTTCAAAGTTTTTCTTGATATATATATGTTTCTATGAGGTTTGTGGTTCTTTGTGAAAGTACTCGGTTTCATTGGTTGTTTTGGACTTTCAGCCATTAACAAATCAGGTTAGCCAGAAACCATACCAAATCCAAATAGATCCTGAGTCGATGCAAATACGTATACCAAATCCAAATGGATTTTTGTCAAATACGCCTCACTTTAGATGTGATTGAATGCCACAGGAGTACCTATTTTTAATGTTTATATAACATGTAGTGGTTTGTTCTCTGTTAGATTGGATCTCTATCATTATTCTGGAATATTGGACATAGAAATTCCAATATCTAAATGGTTGAGAAACTTTACAGACTGTAGTACGCTGTGATGACCGTAGAAATTATCATATCAATAAGACCCTGTTATTTTGTTGATTTAACATTTATGTAGCACTGGTGCTCACTGATAGTTGTTGTAAAGTTTTGTTACAAATTGTGAAAATGGCTACTGAAGTTTAACCACTTTAAAGGTGTTTATATGTATCTACGCTTACGTGGAGAGAATAATTATTTATCCTTTCGCTCAGGATTGTGGATAAGTGCACTGAAAAATTTGCCGCTTGCCAGCCAGGAGACTTGTGCAGCTTTGGAGTGTTACCATCACCAACTGAAGCTCAGGTTGTTGAATGAGAAGGAACCGAAAGTTTACCAACGCACTGATTGGCTTGTTGAAAAGCTGAGTACTAAAGTGCATTCTTATTTCTGGCTTGATGGGTATAAAGGAAAAGAAGATTTTGCACGATACAGGAAAGACGAGTGGATGAGTGGTTTGACATCATGGCGCCGAGCATTGCAGATACCTGACGCTGATGTTACTTTTGAAGGTGGATATGCAAAAGTAATAAGCCAGCATGATCAAGAGAAGGCTCATTTTGTTTGGAACCCAGGTTGTGAATTTGCAATGTGTGACTGCAACTGGTCTAGAATGGGTAATCTTTGCAAGCACATAATAAAGGTGAGTAAAATCTGTCGGAGTAAGGGGTCTGCCAAAATGTCTATCAGCCTTTATAAGTATAGGCAGACTCTGATAAATATGCTGCATTGTCCTCCGCATGATTCTTTGATTCGGGATCACGCGATTTCTCTAGCTGTTTGTGTCCAAATGCAACTAAATTCATTAATTGGTCCAGAGAGTTGCCGGAGTGAGGTTCATTCTGTTGAGAAGCAAAGTACTGGCACTGGTCCATCCAATTCTAGAGTTGAAGAAGGGAATCTAAGAAATGACACCGCTGACTCTACTAGTGAGATGCAGATTGATCACTTGGAAAGTGAAAATGGTGTTTGTGGTGAAGTTGAAGGTGAACTAATAGGTTCCAGCGAGATGGATGTTGATCAATTACATAGTAATTACGATAGAGTAATTGTAACTAGCAATGTGCAATCTGAGAATATATTATCTTCTGTTGGAACCGATTCTAGTGTTGGGGGTGAGTCACAAGGTTATGCTGCAGGTAATACTTCtggtgagaaggtaagtgatcaAGTTGCTAGCGAAAATGTGGTCCATGTTGAGGTTGTGGAGAAAGCAGCTGGTACCATTGAGATTGATGATGATACATCACCGTCAGTAAAGCTAGATCCTCATCAGGTTCAATCTTCTGGTGGTAACTTTGTAGTCGAGAAAGACATGAATCTGAATGTTGTAGAACTTGGCAAGAGAAAGAGAACTAGAGGTAGTACCTCAAGGATGAGTTTACGGGTCAGAGAAGCTGTCAAGAATGTGGTTCATTCTATTGAGAAGCAAAGTACTGGCACTGGTCCATCCAATTCTAGAGTTGAAAAAGGGAATCAACTAAATGACCTTGGTGGTTCTACTAGTGAGATGCAGACTGATCGCTTTGAAAGTGAAAATGGCGCTTGTGATGAAGTTGAAGGTGACCTAATAGGTTCCAATGGGATGGATGTTGATCAATTACATAGCAGCAATGGTAGAGTAGTTGTAACTAAAAATGTGCAATCTGAGAGTATATTATCTTCTGTTGGAACTGATTCTACTAGTGTTGGGGGCGAGTCACAAGGTTATGTTGCGGGCGATACTTCtggtgagaaggtaagtgatcaAGTTGCTAAAGAAAATGTCGTCTGTGTTGAGGCTGTGGAGAAAGCAACTGGTTCCATTGAGATTGATGATGATACATCACCGTCAGTAAAGCTAGATTCTCATCAGATTCATATTTCTGGTGGTAACTTAGTAGTCGAGGAAGACATGAATTCTAATGATGCAGAACTTGGCAAGAGAGAAAGAACTCGAGGTACTACCTCAAGGCCGAGGGTCAGAGAAGCTGTCAGCAATGCGGTTGAAGCTGTCAAGACTCGTAGCATGATCAAGTACAGCCGGACCCGTTCTTCTACTGTGCGTGTTGTGGATAGTGGAAGGGCTGGTGAAAAGGGTGTTGGTTGATTGAATAATCTACTAGTTATTTTTTTCAACTTACGAGTAGTATTTTAGATAAAATGCGAGATTTTTTTGATACATTTGTAAAAGTAGTTTGACCCATTAATAATGTAAATGTGACTGATCCCAATTCCCACAAATTTAGAAATGGATGATACCAGACCATGGTTTTCCTGAGTGACCTGCAGACTTATTTGTCAGATGCACGGCACAGGCGCAGCTACCTCCTCTAATTAGATGAATTGAGCCCTCTTCCATTTATCAGGGGCCGGTGGCACCATCATATTATTTCTGGACGATTGTTGCTATCGTTTGAAAGCAAGCAGTCAGGACATTCATAAGCCCCTCCAGGAAGCATCACTTCATGCAATCACTTTTCACAAGAAGCTGCTTTACTAAGACCTGGTATAGGCAATATTATAAACAAAATAATACAACTGAACAGCGTTGAACAGAAGCTCTCTTTATGCTTATCACATTAGCATGGCCAATAACAGTAACATGATACAGAAAGAAACCGGGCACTAAACACATTGGGAAGCATCAGTCATTCTCTTCAATATTTTCATGTAGCTGGCTTAACTGTTGCACATTGTCACTGCCCTAACacttctgaaattgattttttgaCAATTTGCGAAAGCTCTTCCCTGCAAGATAACAAAATATCAAGCACATTTACCCGTGTCAGCTGTGAATCATCTTGAATGACTGAAACTAATGCAAACTTCATACTGCAAATTCTTCTATTTTAAGTTGTAACAACAATAACCATTGGATTAGAAAGACGAGTTAAAGAAATCAATTGTATAGTTCCTCACCTGTCAGGCTTGAACAAGAGATATCGATAGGTGAACCACTGAAACAGACAGAAAAGATGAAACAGCTTTACATGAGCAAATGGAAGAATTCACGAAAACAGTATTAACATGACTAAACAATTGAGACTATTTTACCCAAGTAAATAATATCCCGATGAATTCCAGTGTACTTGGGAGAACAGGAATCTTGTCAACAGCCTACACAGGAAACCCCAAAGAGAAAGAATCGTCAGAAAGTGAATTTGTGAGTCCTTTGCTCAAAGTATGAGAGTTAGACACAAGAACTTGTCCACGTATACACGATTATGTCATTCAGAACAAAACAGGTAAGGCGGTAAGGCTAATTACCGAGACAACATTAGCTGATGCCCAAAAACCTACAACTCCTGCAAATCCCAAACCAACAATAGCAATTCGATCTTCTGAATTGCTCCACTGATTTTGACAAGGTACAGAATGAGTTAGAGTTGTTCATTAGTAAATAAAAGCGAGCATAACAAAGAATATCACATATAACTTACAGAATTTTGAACAAATTCTACGATACTCGGGGAGGAATCAGAGCTTTCCCGTGTAGCCTTAACGACAAATGCAATGGATCCTCGTTTTCCTGGTATGCGAAAAACCAATCAACAACCATACATTGTAATTTAACCAATATTGGTGACATCTTTAGCCGACAACCGGTATAAGTCAAACCCATTTTAGTTGCTTAAACTGCATATGATATACTAAACCAAGAACACTAAATTTGCTAAAAAAAAACTAGATGCACTTCATAAAACAAACTGTTTTCTAGACCTAAACAACCTTCGCAATTGTGATCGATATCCGTTAACGGGTAGTTCGATATCTAACGGGAGTAGAACAGAAATCATACACAACAGAATCCACAAAGGATTGAAACCAGTGAAAAACCTGAAATTTGTGGTGTACTGTACAGTGAATAGTACATTCAAGATACTGGTGAATTTTCAGAAGTAAAGTGTACCTCCAGTGGCAGAAACTTGTCCTTGTTGAAGTGAACTGAAAAGGGTTTTTCTTCCTTGGAGGATCAGTGAGGGAGTTGGGGTTGTAATGGAAGTAATTGAAGCCATTTTTCACCTGAaagatagaaaataaaaattaatttattttttttgatttttccatATCATCCGAATAAACTAGAAATAGTTGAATTGTGTGATTATAGTACGATTGAGCATAAGATTTTTGCAGAAATGATTACAGAATTATTTGAAGTGGGAGCTGAAAATTGGAAAGCTTACCTCTTTGTTGttgcagagagagagagagagtcgtTTACTTCAGTATCCACAGAATTATTATTTGGTAAGAAGATTAGCCGTCCGTTGGTTGCCAATTTGGCCCTTGTGTTTTGCAGCCCGTGACCCTTTATGGTCACATCACATCTGTTGTCTCTGTCTATTTGAGTAAAAAGTGGAATAAACCCCTGTTTGGACCAAAATTCAATTACATTGGTAGAGAATTGCAAAGGTTTTTTTATTACGAAAAGCTTGAGATTACAAAGCGATTTCTCCAAGACTAAATAGGAGAAAATCCCAAACAAATTTGGTTAGCATTAACACCAAATAATATCTTTCTTATCTAACATATTTCCTAAccatatatacaatatatatttAGATATACATATCTCCtaatactccccctcaagttggagcatggagATCTCGAATGCCCAACTTGCGAAGAAGCAGCTCAAACTGAGGACGTCCAAGAGCTTTGGTGAAAATGTCTGCAAGCTGAGCGGTTGTGCGAACATGAGAAGTAATAATG encodes:
- the LOC113348265 gene encoding protein CURVATURE THYLAKOID 1C, chloroplastic-like; protein product: MASITSITTPTPSLILQGRKTLFSSLQQGQVSATGGKRGSIAFVVKATRESSDSSPSIVEFVQNSWSNSEDRIAIVGLGFAGVVGFWASANVVSAVDKIPVLPSTLEFIGILFTWWFTYRYLLFKPDREELSQIVKKSISEVLGQ
- the LOC113348264 gene encoding uncharacterized protein LOC113348264 translates to MLRWDEIFSLPVQSPPTLEFSAADLVWSKVVGWRDKIDRVARIPYPRVGDFVRGESANEECPTRFHVEARRKRPPEMHCKQKVDGILEYILYWCSFGPDDHRKGGIVRPSRSTYVPKKKSAGRPNTKRGCVCHFIVKRLIADPSIALIIYNQDKHVDKSEQPCHGPQDQKSVGTRAAFAPYISDDFRLRVLSLLHVGVSVETIMQRHNEFVEKQGGPRNRDDLLTHRYVRRLERSIRRSNYELDEDDMVSIGMWVESHQSHVFFYEDFTDEDPFVLGIQTEWQLQQMIRFGNNSLVVSDSRFGMNKLKYPILSLLVFDSENKTIPVAWILTSRFGNESTHKWVRALYKKVHSKDPTWKLGGFVVDDPSADVHAIREVFHCSILICFWRVRHAWHKHLVKKCPETEMRCEMFKRLGQAVYSVCQGNGDLNLFKDFMEDFVDCPDFLEYFKANWLPRIGLWISALKNLPLASQETCAALECYHHQLKLRLLNEKEPKVYQRTDWLVEKLSTKVHSYFWLDGYKGKEDFARYRKDEWMSGLTSWRRALQIPDADVTFEGGYAKVISQHDQEKAHFVWNPGCEFAMCDCNWSRMGNLCKHIIKVSKICRSKGSAKMSISLYKYRQTLINMLHCPPHDSLIRDHAISLAVCVQMQLNSLIGPESCRSEVHSVEKQSTGTGPSNSRVEEGNLRNDTADSTSEMQIDHLESENGVCGEVEGELIGSSEMDVDQLHSNYDRVIVTSNVQSENILSSVGTDSSVGGESQGYAAGNTSGEKVSDQVASENVVHVEVVEKAAGTIEIDDDTSPSVKLDPHQVQSSGGNFVVEKDMNLNVVELGKRKRTRGSTSRMSLRVREAVKNVVHSIEKQSTGTGPSNSRVEKGNQLNDLGGSTSEMQTDRFESENGACDEVEGDLIGSNGMDVDQLHSSNGRVVVTKNVQSESILSSVGTDSTSVGGESQGYVAGDTSGEKVSDQVAKENVVCVEAVEKATGSIEIDDDTSPSVKLDSHQIHISGGNLVVEEDMNSNDAELGKRERTRGTTSRPRVREAVSNAVEAVKTRSMIKYSRTRSSTVRVVDSGRAGEKGVG